The window CCGGGGAGTACACCGGCGCCGACGTCCACGTCTTCGCCGGCTGCGATGTCGTCGCCGTCCTCTCCTCCGAACTCGACCGCATGGGAGTGGCGTGATGCAGACCCCCGAGACCACCGGGCCCGGCGTGGCCCAGGTGCCGGACTTCTCCGACGTGGACCTGACCGGCGACGCACCGGCCGAGGTGTCCGAGGACCGCTGGCGCGCCGCGGTGAAGGAGTCGGCCGGCCGGTCCGACGAGGAGCTCCGCTGGGAGACCCCGGAGGGCATCGAGGTCAAGCCGCTGTACACCGGACGGGACCTGGAGGGGCTCGACTTCCTCGGGACCTACCCGGGCATCACGCCGTACCTGCGGGGCCCCTACCCGACGATGTACGTCAACCAGCCCTGGACGATCCGTCAGTACGCCGGGTTCTCCACCGCCGAGGAGTCCAACGCCTTCTACCGGCGCAACCTCGCCGCGGGCCAGAAGGGCCTGTCCATCGCGTTCGACCTGCCCACCCACCGCGGCTACGACAGCGACCACCCGCGGGTGACCGGTGACGTCGGCATGGCGGGCGTGGCGATCGACTCGGTCTACGACATGCGGCAGCTCTTCGACGGCATCCCGCTGGACCGGATGTCGGTGTCGATGACGATGAACGGCGCGGTGCTTCCGGTCCTCGCGCTGTACATCGTGGCCGCCGAGGAACAGGGCGTGCCGCCCGAGAAGCTGGCCGGGACCATCCAGAACGACATCCTCAAGGAGTTCATGGTCCGCAACACCTACATCTATCCGCCCGGTCCCTCGATGCGGATCATCTCCGACATCTTCGCGTTCACCTCGCAGAAGATGCCCCGGTACAACTCCATCTCGATCTCCGGCTACCACATCCAGGAGGCCGGGGCCACGGCCGACCTGGAGCTCGCCTACACCCTGGCCGACGGCGTGGAGTACCTGCGGGCGGGTCAGGCCGCCGGGCTGGACGTGGACGCCTTCGCCCCGCGGCTCTCGTTCTTCTGGGCGATCGGCATGAACTTCTTCATGGAGATCGCGAAGCTGCGGGCCGCCCGCCTGCTGTGGGCCAAGCTCGTCAAGGAGTTCGGCCCGAAGAGCGCCAAGTCCCTCTCGCTGCGCACCCATTCGCAGACCTCCGGCTGGTCGCTGACGGCGCAGGACGTCTTCAACAACGTGACGCGTACGTGTGTCGAGGCGATGGCCGCGACCCAGGGCCACACGCAGTCGCTGCACACGAACGCGCTGGACGAGGCGCTCGCCCTGCCCACGGACTTCTCCGCGCGCATCGCCCGCAACACCCAGCTGCTGCTGCAGCAGGAGTCCGGGACCTGCCGGGTCATCGACCCGTGGGGCGGCAGCGCGTACGTCGAGAAGCTCACGCACGACCTCGCACGGCGGGCCTGGCAGCACATCGAGGAGGTCGAGGCGGCGGGCGGGATGGCGAAGGCCATCGACGCGGGCATCCCGAAGCTGAGGATCGAGGAGGCGGCGGCGCGTACACAGGCGCGGATCGACGCCGGCCGCCAGCCGGTCATCGGGGTGAACAAGTACCGGGTGGAGAGCGACGAGAAGATCGACGTGCGGTCGGTCGACAACTCCTCGGTGCGCGTGCAGCAGGTCGAGAAGCTGCGGCGGCTGCGCGAGGAACGGGACGAGGCCGCGTGCCAGGAAGCGCTCCGCGCCCTGTCCGAGGCGGCGGGCCGGGACCCCGGGCCGGGGCTCGAAGGCAACCTCCTGGCGCTGGCGGTCGACGCGGCCCGGGCGATGGCCACGGTCGGGGAGATCTCAGACGCCCTGGAGAAGGTGTACGGGAGGCACGCGGGCCAGATCCGTACGATCTCCGGGGTGTACCGCAAAGAGGCAGGAGAGTCCCCGTCCGTGGACCGCACCCGCACCCTCGTCGGAGAGTTCGAGGAGGCCGAGGGCCGGCGTCCGCGCATCCTCGTCGCCAAGATGGGCCAGGACGGCCACGACCGCGGCCAGAAGGTGATCGCGACCGCCTTCGCCGACCTGGGCTTCGACGTCGACGTGGGCCCGCTGTTCCAGACGCCGGGCGAGGTCGCCCGGCAGGCCGTCGAGGCGGACGTGCACATCGTGGGCGTCTCGTCCCTGGCGGCCGGCCACCTCACCCTCGTGCCGGCGCTGCGTGAGGAGCTGGCGGCCGAGGGCCGGGAGGACATCATGATCGTGGTCGGCGGGGTGATCCCGCCCCAGGACATCGAGGCACTGCACGAGGCGGGCGCGGCCGCGGTGTTCCCGCCCGGCACGGTGATCCCGGACGCGGCGCACGACCTGGTCACGCGGCTGGCCGCCTCGCTCGGCCACGAGCTGTGAGCCGCTGACCGTGGCCGCGAGGATCGACATCGACGCGTACGCCAAGGGTGTGCTCGACGGGAGACGCGCGTTCGTGGCCCGTGCGATCACCCTCGTGGAGTCGGCCCGCCCCGATCACCGGGTGCTGGCCCAGCGCCTGCTGAGCGACTTGCTGCCGCACGCGGGGCGAGCCCGGCGGATCGGGATCAGCGGGGTGCCGGGCGTCGGGAAGTCCACCTTCATCGATGCGCTCGGCACCCTGCTGACGGGCCTCGGACACCGGGTCGCGGTACTCGCCGTGGACCCCTCGTCCAGCCGTACGGGCGGTTCCATCCTGGGCGACAAGACCCGGATGGAGCGGCTGTCGGTGGACGCGCGGGCGTTCGTCCGCCCCTCCCCCACGGCGGGGACCCTGGGCGGTGTGGCCAAGGCGACGCGCGAGTCCATCGTGGTCATGGAGGCCGCAGGTTACGACGTCGTGCTGGTGGAGACGGTCGGGGTGGGGCAGTCGGAGACGGCGGTCGCCAACATGGTCGACACCTTCCTCCTGCTCACCCTCGCTCGTACGGGGGACCAGTTGCAGGGCATCAAGAAGGGCGTGCTGGAGCTCGCCGACGCCATCGCCGTCAACAAGGCGGACGGCCCTCACGAGCGCGACGCCCGCTCCGCCGCGCGCGAACTGGCCGGGGCGCTGCGGTTGATGCATCCGGTGGACGCGGCCTGGACTCCCCCCGTGCTGACGTGCAGCGCCCGGGAGTCGACGGGGCTCGGCGAGCTGTGGGAACGGCTGGAGCAGCACCGCACGCTCCTGGAGTCCACGGGCCGCCTGACGGCCAAGCGCCGCGAGCAGCAGGTGGACTGGACCTGGACCATGGTCCGTGACGAGCTCCTGGACGCTCTGCGCGGCCACTCTGCGGTACGCGCCCTCACTCCGGAACTCGAACAACGGGTGAGGGCAGGCGAGTTGACGGCGACTCTGGCGTCCGAGCAGATCCTCCGGGCGTTCCGGGGCGAGGAGCGGGCGGACGAGGGGCGGCCGGACACGGCCTGAGCCGGAGCCCCGGACGCGCTCCGCCGCCCCTCCGGCCCCCAGTGACTCCCGCACCCTCGGGCCCGCCCCTCGCGCGGGCGGGCCCGAGGGCACCGGCTGGACGAGGCCGGGGCACTCCGCAGTGCCCCTGAGGGCGGCCCCGCCCCGCCCGCACCCTTTCCCCCTCACCCCGATCGTGATATCTTCCGATCAGCACCCGTGTACGCCGGTATCCGGCGCCGGTGCCATTCCCCCGCTGTCGCGCCCGTCTCGTAGGACCCGCGATCCAGCTTCTCAGCACCACTTCACCTGTCCGGTCCGGGCGTCCTCGCCCGTCGTACGAGGCGTGATTCCTCCGCCCCGCCTTCGCCGGACCTCTCGTTCGCCATGTCCGCGAAAGGACCCACCATGACCACCAGCA is drawn from Streptomyces sp. NBC_00178 and contains these coding sequences:
- the scpA gene encoding methylmalonyl-CoA mutase is translated as MQTPETTGPGVAQVPDFSDVDLTGDAPAEVSEDRWRAAVKESAGRSDEELRWETPEGIEVKPLYTGRDLEGLDFLGTYPGITPYLRGPYPTMYVNQPWTIRQYAGFSTAEESNAFYRRNLAAGQKGLSIAFDLPTHRGYDSDHPRVTGDVGMAGVAIDSVYDMRQLFDGIPLDRMSVSMTMNGAVLPVLALYIVAAEEQGVPPEKLAGTIQNDILKEFMVRNTYIYPPGPSMRIISDIFAFTSQKMPRYNSISISGYHIQEAGATADLELAYTLADGVEYLRAGQAAGLDVDAFAPRLSFFWAIGMNFFMEIAKLRAARLLWAKLVKEFGPKSAKSLSLRTHSQTSGWSLTAQDVFNNVTRTCVEAMAATQGHTQSLHTNALDEALALPTDFSARIARNTQLLLQQESGTCRVIDPWGGSAYVEKLTHDLARRAWQHIEEVEAAGGMAKAIDAGIPKLRIEEAAARTQARIDAGRQPVIGVNKYRVESDEKIDVRSVDNSSVRVQQVEKLRRLREERDEAACQEALRALSEAAGRDPGPGLEGNLLALAVDAARAMATVGEISDALEKVYGRHAGQIRTISGVYRKEAGESPSVDRTRTLVGEFEEAEGRRPRILVAKMGQDGHDRGQKVIATAFADLGFDVDVGPLFQTPGEVARQAVEADVHIVGVSSLAAGHLTLVPALREELAAEGREDIMIVVGGVIPPQDIEALHEAGAAAVFPPGTVIPDAAHDLVTRLAASLGHEL
- the meaB gene encoding methylmalonyl Co-A mutase-associated GTPase MeaB, with product MAARIDIDAYAKGVLDGRRAFVARAITLVESARPDHRVLAQRLLSDLLPHAGRARRIGISGVPGVGKSTFIDALGTLLTGLGHRVAVLAVDPSSSRTGGSILGDKTRMERLSVDARAFVRPSPTAGTLGGVAKATRESIVVMEAAGYDVVLVETVGVGQSETAVANMVDTFLLLTLARTGDQLQGIKKGVLELADAIAVNKADGPHERDARSAARELAGALRLMHPVDAAWTPPVLTCSARESTGLGELWERLEQHRTLLESTGRLTAKRREQQVDWTWTMVRDELLDALRGHSAVRALTPELEQRVRAGELTATLASEQILRAFRGEERADEGRPDTA